A stretch of the Papaver somniferum cultivar HN1 chromosome 6, ASM357369v1, whole genome shotgun sequence genome encodes the following:
- the LOC113291796 gene encoding uncharacterized protein LOC113291796: MCREAIGKQESKKLAEVMQEAGQSPFSENLLTQQFPRKFSLLTFTAPFTGIGDAIEHLRTYRMTLTQWDQYDVVLCKFSLDSLKDEALMWFNNLPKGSVKSFAHLSELFLETYIHNNRVKPEVAALCQLARGPNETLRSLVTRWRKLCAEIGRVPEAYAILGFKNSLRKTDPIFVCMYETMPKNLGKLREIQEDYVALEELQYGTYDKLVKGTSRGANVVEPQNPQVPAQGAGRPNNGSTQFDKHRS, translated from the coding sequence atgTGTAGAGAAGCTATAGGAAAACAAGAAAGCAAGAAGTTGGCAGAGGTAATGCAGGAGGCAGGACAATCTCCCTTTTCCGAGAACCTATTAACACAACAATTTCCAAGGAAATTTTCCCTTCTGACGTTCACAGCTCCATTCACTGGGATCGGGGACGCAATTGAACATCTTAGAACTTACCGCATGACCCTAACCCAGTGGGATCAGTACGATGTGGTGTTGTGTAAGTTTTCCCTAGATAGTCTAAAAGACGAGGCCTTAATGTGGTTCAACAATTTACCGAAAGGATCGGTTAAATCATTCGCTCACCTATCAGAGTTGTTCTTAGAAACATACATTCACAACAACAGAGTCAAACCTGAAGTTGCCGCACTGTGTCAGTTAGCCCGAGGACCAAATGAGACACTCCGCTCTCTGGTAACACGATGGAGAAAATTATGCGCCGAGATCGGAAGAGTCCCCGAGGCCTACGCGATCTTGGGCTTCAAAAATAGTCTGAGAAAGACAGACCCCATATTCGTCTGCATGTATGAAACCATGCCAAAGAATTTGGGAAAGCTGAGAGAAATCCAGGAGGACTACGTGGCCCTTGAAGAACTTCAATACGGTACTTACGATAAACTGGTAAAAGGAACCAGTAGAGGAGCAAATGTGGTAGAACCGCAGAACCCCCAAGTGCCAGCCCAAGGAGCAGGGCGACCCAACAACGGGTCAACCCAGTTCGATAAACATCGGAGTTGA